GTCCCGCTCAAGCCCCGCATCGTGGAAACCATCGAATTTGCCCGGCGCATGGGCTACAAACGGCTCGGACTCGTCTTCTGCGTGGGACTGCGCAAGGAAGCCGGGGTCGTGCACGACATTCTGGCCACCAACGGTTTCGAGGTGGTCTCCGTGGTGTGCAAGGCCGGACGTGCGCCCAAGGCCGAAATCGGCATCGACCGCAAGCATCAGGTCGATCCCACCGTGGAACGGGAAACCATGTGCAACCCGGTCTTTCAGGCCCTGCTCTGCAACAAGTACGAAACCGAACTGAACGTGCTGGTCGGCCTGTGCGTGGGGCACGACTCCCTGTTCATCAAGCATGCGGAAGCGCCCGTAACCGTGCTCGCGGTCAAGGACCGGCTGCTGGGCCACAACCCGCTAGCCGCGATCTACAACCACGACAGCTACTGGCGCAGCCTCAAGCATCCGGTCGAATGATCTTCTCCCCTTCCTCTCGGGCGCGCGGCAACAGACGCGCCCTTGCAACGGCCCGGGGGCCGGGACTTCGGTTCCGGCCCCCGGCGCTTTTGGACCCTCGAACAAAAACCCGCCAGAAAAGTATGAATTAGGTCCGCGCAAAGTGTTGCGTTCTGCGGCGTTTGTGCATCTTGCGATGGCCCTTGTTTTGGGATAAGCCATCCTGTCATGCATGAAATGTCGATCGTTCAAAGCATCTTGTCCATCCTGCGCGAGGAAATGGTCAAATACGATGGCAAGAAGCTGAAAAAAGTGGTGATCACCAATGGCGCACTTGCCGGCGTGGTCACCGAGGCACTGGAATTCGCCTGGGAGGCCCTGACCCTCGAAGGCGATTTCAAGGGTTCCGCCATCGAGGTCAAGGAAATCCCCCTCAAGGTCGCGTGCGGCGAATGTGGCGAAATCTTTTTTCCCTCACACACGAAATGCATGCCCTGCCCGAAATGCGAGGCCCTGCTCGGCCACAACGTGTTGGAAGGCAAGGAGCTGCTCATCGACAGTATTGAAATCGACGACGAATGAGTCGATACCCAAAGGAGAAGCCCATGTCCCAAGAAGTCACCATTGTCCGCAATGTACTTGAGGCCAATGACAGACTGGCCGAAGAACTGCGGAACAAGTTCCGCGTTCGCAAGATTCTCTGCCTCAACCTGATGAGCTCGCCCGGCGCGGGCAAGACCACCCTGCTGGAACGCACCCTGAGCGATCTGCGGGACGAATTCAAGATGGCCGTCATCGAAGGCGACCTTCAGACCGACAACGACGCCCAGCGCGTGGCCGCCACTGGCGCGCAGGCCGTGCAGATCAATACCGAAGGCGGCTGCCACCTGGATTCCGGCATGGTGCTGGACGCCATCAAGTCGCTGGACCTCGACAATCTGGACATCCTGTTCGTGGAAAACGTGGGCAATCTGGTCTGCCCGGCCGAGTTCGACGTGGGCGAAGACCACAAGATCACCCTGCTTTCCGTGACCGAGGGCGACGACAAGCCCGAAAAGTATCCCCTCATGTTCCACATCTCTTCCGTGATGCTGCTGAACAAGGTGGACCTGCTCCCCTATGTGGACTTCAACATGGACAACGCCAAGGCGCACGCCACCAAGCTGAATGCGGACATTCAGGTCATGCCCGTTTCCGCGCGCAACGGCGAGGGTCTGGACGTCTGGTACGACTGGCTCCGCAAGGCCCGTGCCGCCAAACTCTAGTCCGCGACACGCAGATCGAATCAAAAGAAACGCCCCTCCCGATCCGGGAAGGGCGTTTTTCTTTTCACCAGTATATCTTCATGCTGTTCGGAAAGGGTGAGGTGCAAGGCGCAAAAAAAGTTCACGGCCGACGCGTATTCCCATACGCGAGGATCTGAATTTTTCGCAGTGACGCCGCAATCGTGCCTTTATGGACAGCATGAAAAAGGCCGGGAGACTAGCAAGTCACCCGGCCGGTTGTCCGTTTGTGCCGACCCTCTCGGCCCGACTATGCCTCACCGAGGTCTCCGGAGACAGCCTGAATCAGGTTGCCCTTGGCATTGTAGGTGCCGGTCGATTCGACCTTGACCAGCGTCTTGGCCATGTCCGGATTCTCGAAAACCTGCCGCTGGAGCCTGGCCTTGCGGATGGCCTTCATCTGATCGGCCATTTCCACGGGCTTGTTTGCGGGAAAATTTCCTACTTCCATGATTTCCTCCTTCCATGGAGTTGTTATGCGACTTACCCCATGTATCGGACGAATACAGGAAACCTTTACCCTTTTATCCGAGATTCTATTTTTATCGACTCCAACAAGCCGGATTCGCTTCACTCTTTCCAGTTCCACCATTTCAGTTTTTCCGGTTCGTGCACTGTTTGCGAGGCATAGTACACAGCGCATCGGAACACATAGAGTACGCATTTGTCGACATGTCTGCCTTCCAGTTCCTCAAGCCGCGCATACATGGCTTCGGGGTCCTGTCCGGCCAGTTCGCGGACGGAGCCGTATCCCAATCGCACGAGATCCCGGGCCAGACTTGGTCCGACTCCCGGAATCTCCTGCAATGCCTTTGATACGTCCCTGTCCATGTTAGGATTCGTTCTGGTACACCCTGTCGAGAATTTCCTTGCCGCCCGCGGCCAGCACCCTTTCGGCCAGAGACATGCCCAGATTCCAGGCTTCGTCCTGAGGCGCAGTCGCTTCCATGCGGATGGGGTTGGAGCCATCCACGTCGGCCACGAACCCGGTCAGGGTCACGGAATCGCCGTCCAGCACGGACCAGGCCGCAATGGGCACCTGACATCCGCCGTCCAGCCCGGTGAGAAAGCCGCGCTCGGCCAGCACCTGCACCTTGGTGGGCTGGTGATCCATGAACTGAAGCATTTCCACCAGTTCGGTGTTGCGCACGGCATATTCAATGCCCAGCGCGCCCTGAGCCACGGCCGGGAGAAAACGGGGTGGCGCCAGCTCCTGCATTCTGGGCGCGGATTCGCCCAGACGGGACAATCCGGCAGTCGCCAGAATGATGGCATCGTATTCGCCATCGAACAGTTTTTTCAGACGGGTATCCAGATTGCCACGCAGGGTCCTGATTTCCAGATCAGGACGCAGGGCCGCTATCTGGGACTGGCGACGCAGGCTGCTGGTGCCGACCACCGCGCCCTCGGGCAGTTCGTCCAGACCGTCGTATTTGACGGACAGCAGGGTATCGGTCAGTTCGGCGCGCTCGGGAATGATCCCCACTTCCAGCCCTTCGGGCAGTTCTGTGGGCACGTCCTTCATGGAATGCACCGCGATATGCGCGCGGCCGTCCAGCAGGGCTTCCTCGATCTCCTTGACGAACAATCCCTTGCCCCCGACCTTGGCCAGAGGCACGTCCAGAATCTTGTCGCCCTTGGTCTTGATGCGAAGCAGTTCCACGTCCAGACCGGGATACT
Above is a window of Pseudodesulfovibrio tunisiensis DNA encoding:
- a CDS encoding DUF1847 domain-containing protein, producing MAKASTAPDCAACPFDWSERACRKPGGKGPANCPSLAEKKLADQALEATKGDDLKFACNASLQEASGYGNREQGYAHVVPLKPRIVETIEFARRMGYKRLGLVFCVGLRKEAGVVHDILATNGFEVVSVVCKAGRAPKAEIGIDRKHQVDPTVERETMCNPVFQALLCNKYETELNVLVGLCVGHDSLFIKHAEAPVTVLAVKDRLLGHNPLAAIYNHDSYWRSLKHPVE
- a CDS encoding hydrogenase maturation nickel metallochaperone HypA, whose amino-acid sequence is MHEMSIVQSILSILREEMVKYDGKKLKKVVITNGALAGVVTEALEFAWEALTLEGDFKGSAIEVKEIPLKVACGECGEIFFPSHTKCMPCPKCEALLGHNVLEGKELLIDSIEIDDE
- the hypB gene encoding hydrogenase nickel incorporation protein HypB; its protein translation is MSQEVTIVRNVLEANDRLAEELRNKFRVRKILCLNLMSSPGAGKTTLLERTLSDLRDEFKMAVIEGDLQTDNDAQRVAATGAQAVQINTEGGCHLDSGMVLDAIKSLDLDNLDILFVENVGNLVCPAEFDVGEDHKITLLSVTEGDDKPEKYPLMFHISSVMLLNKVDLLPYVDFNMDNAKAHATKLNADIQVMPVSARNGEGLDVWYDWLRKARAAKL
- a CDS encoding helix-hairpin-helix domain-containing protein → MDRDVSKALQEIPGVGPSLARDLVRLGYGSVRELAGQDPEAMYARLEELEGRHVDKCVLYVFRCAVYYASQTVHEPEKLKWWNWKE
- the hemC gene encoding hydroxymethylbilane synthase, with the translated sequence MDKIVIATRGSRLALWQAEHVKERLQQQYPGLDVELLRIKTKGDKILDVPLAKVGGKGLFVKEIEEALLDGRAHIAVHSMKDVPTELPEGLEVGIIPERAELTDTLLSVKYDGLDELPEGAVVGTSSLRRQSQIAALRPDLEIRTLRGNLDTRLKKLFDGEYDAIILATAGLSRLGESAPRMQELAPPRFLPAVAQGALGIEYAVRNTELVEMLQFMDHQPTKVQVLAERGFLTGLDGGCQVPIAAWSVLDGDSVTLTGFVADVDGSNPIRMEATAPQDEAWNLGMSLAERVLAAGGKEILDRVYQNES